The DNA sequence CTTCATCACACATTACGCTATTTGGTTGGAGCAATCACACAAGGCATTCTTCTTCGAGCAACAGATCAGTTAACCTTACGAGCCTTTTTCGATGCAGATTGGGCTTCTTGTGTTGATTCCCGCTATTCTGTGACCGGTAATATTTTGATTTTAGAAAATTCTCCTATTACATGGAAATCTAAAAAATAGTGCACAGTCTCCAAATCCTCTGCTAAAGCCGAATATCATGCTATGGCTTCAGTAGCTGCCGAGGTTACATGGGTAGTGCGTTTGTTGGAAGAATTCAGAGTTACAGACCTCAAGCCAGTGGCTCTTCACTCTGACAATCTGTCTGCACTTCACATAGCTCGTAATCCGGTTTTTCATGAGTATACCAAGCATATAGAGCTCGATTATCATTTTACTCATGACAAGGTTTTAGAAGGATTGTTGCAATTAACCTACCTTCCCACATATTCTCACTTGGTAGATGTTCTTACTAAAATAGCTCTTTCATCTCAGTTCAATTTTCTGCTGTCCAAGTTGGGTATGGTTTCCCCTTTTAACTTGAGGGAGGCTATTGAATTTCCAGCTCAGCATTCTACTAGTGCCTGAGATGCAAAGTTAGTAGAGTTAGTTAGGTAGTAGCTGAGACATCTCAGCATTGATTTACTAGTATATAAACTAGTATCGGTTAGTTTCTTGGTTAAGTTTTGATGTTAATCTATCTAAAATACATTTCTTCTCTCTAGTTTGTTACAATGAACTATAATTAGATACATTCATTGATTTACTTCATATTATTCAATTACATTCATACTTTAATTAAATTTGTTCATTACTTCCGGAATATCAAACCCGTTGAGTTTAACAATATGATATTCGAGTGCCCTTGAATTCGTCCAGTATGATTTTCGAGCTCTTTGGCCCATAGTCCACCACTTCATACTTCTCATACTATATATCAGTGGTTTTCCATGTTGTTATTGTTGATAGAATGAAAAAAGAaagattaattttttttatcaagtTTTGCATCCTTTAGCTAGTCAATTTGAAAAGCGAAAAAAGGTTTATCTTTGACCATTTTGTGATTTCTCCTCTTTCGGTTGTTCATTCTTCCTAGTGAATTTCTATCTTTATTGGAGGATTTTTGTATCTCTATCATCAATCAGTGAATTCCTCTCCCTACGTTAAAGGTGAAGTTTAATTGTGTTGGATTTTTTTTATCAAGATCAAGATTCTGCAGCCATCTCTTTAATTGAGAGAAATTCTAATGGGCAGATTGTGAATGGGATTAGTCGTAAGGTTAATTTCATATATTCTCTTTAGACAGAGCTTATGGCAATTAGTGAGGCTTGCTTATTTTCTTGCCGAGAACAGCTTTCCCACGTTATAGAATCTGATAGCAAAATTGAGATTGATCTTCTATCTAATGGTATTACTCTGCCCCATGACTGTATTGTTCCGGTTGAAGATGTCAAAGCGATGACATTCACTTTAAACTCTGACTTCTCATTTGTGTCTAGTTCAGGAGTGATTTCTTTTCTTATTTTTCTGAGTTGATTTCTCAACTTATGATTTATAAAAGAGTATTACTACATACACAAATTTAATCACAAAAAAGATGGATGTGATATTGGTTGGCTTTTTTTGAGAAAAAAGGATATTTCATTAAATAACTGAGGTTTTCGACAATAGTGTCTCCAACAATTGACTCGGAGGAGATGAAAAAATCTTGAAACTATTTAGCTCATAGGGTATTCTAGCCATACAATGAGTTGCCGTGTTTGCTTGGTTTCTAGAAAAAGATAAGATAACCTATTATTTCTTTGAAGAAGATCTCTGCACTGCTGCATAATATCTCCAACCTCTAGCAAATTTTCCTTTGCTTGAAGCATATTTTGAATATTGATCAACGAATCACTCTCCACAATTATATTACCTGTTATGCTTTCATTGGCCCATGAAATAGCTTCAAGGATACCAGTCGTTTTTGCCTCCACAACCGAAACCTTCCCTGTCAGCTTCATCGTTTTTCCAAACATGTACTGCCGCAAATGATTCCTAGCCACCATCTCTATAACAAACCAATCATGTCCTTCTTTCACAGCAGCATCAACGTTAATTTTTATACAACCAAGTTCTGGAGGCTGCCACTTGCGATCTGAGTCTTCCCTTTCTTTCTGAGCATCCATGCCTTGCAAAGTCCTCCTGTTTGCTTCCTGCCATTCAGTGAACTGCTTTTTACTCCACTCCATTACTGCTTCCGTAGATATTGTCTTATGTTCAAATATGTGTTTGTTTCTTCTGAACCATATTCCCCATAACACTATTGAGATACTAAGCAACTCTTGTTTCGGGCCATCAGCTAATTTCCGAAGTAACCATTTAGTAATGTCTTCAACATACCAACTATTAATATCCACTCCCATATAATGCCAACATTTTCTGGAAAATTTACATTCAAAGAATAGATGTCTCAAGTGTTCAATTTCCCCTGTACACATAGAGCCTATTATTGGTAATGAGATTCCTTTTCCTCTCAGTAGGTTCCTCACTGGCAATGTATTATGACAAAACCTCCAAAGAAACACTTTAGTCTTGTGAGGTATTTCAAGTTTCCAGATCACACTCCACCCTTTTGATTTTTGAGCTTCATCCATAGGTAAATGATTTTGGCACCATTGAAAATAAACTGATTTCATCGTATACTTCCCATTCTTGGAATGAGTCTAGGCCACCCTATTTGATGATTAACTTTGGGGAATTCGAGTCTTCACAATAGCTGATACATCATCACTACATAAATTCTCATTTAACTTATCAACGTCACAATCATTCGTGTTCTCCAGGAAAAAATCACTAACAGTTAAATGCTTCACATCGCCAACCACACAATTTTTGTTGATGCAGTAGTCCTCCTTCGATCGCAACCACCTATCTTCACTAATTTTAATGGACTTTCCATCACCAACCACCCACCTGAGCCCACTCTTCATTTCCTCTTTGGCTTCCCAGATACCAGCCCATGTATAGCTAGCTCCCTCCTTTCAGTCAGCTTGTAAAAAATGGTTGTTCGGATTATATTTTGCTTTGAGCATTCTGGCCATCAAGGAATCTGCTTCATTCACTAGCTTCCAGTACTGCTTGCTTAACGGAGCTATATTAAACCCCCTAATATCCCTGAAACCTAATCCACCACTGTCCTTCATCATACACATTTTCTGCCAGCTTAACCATTTAATACCTTTGTTGTTTGCTGAATTATTCTGCCACCAATAAACATTCATGACTCGTTGAATTTCTTCATAAATTGACTTGGGCAACAGAAAACATGACATTGCATAGGCCAGAATAGCTTGTAAAATATTCTTTAACATAAACAGTTTAGCAACACGAGATAATAACCTTGAGCTCCAACCCTTAATTTTTCTAATCACTTGTTCCTTGAGATATCGAAATACCTTCTTCTTTGAACGACCAACAAGGGAAGGAAGGCCTAGGTACTTGCTATCACCTATGTCCTTCATAACGCCTAGCGTTTTCATGATTTCTTCTTGCTTATCCATCCGAACATTTGAGCTAAAAATTATAGCTGATTTTTGGTAGTTAACAGCTTGCCCCGAGTAGGCCTCATACACATTCAACACTCTTTTTATTTCATGTGCTTCAATGTTCGTTGCATTAAAGAAAAAGAAGCTATCATCAGCAAAAAGCAAGTGCGTTATCTCTGGGCTGAACTGCAAATTCGACAACCCTTGATACTTCCACTACTAGCAGCTGAATTTAAAACTTCTGACAACCCTTCTACACACAAGAGAAATAAATATGGGGACAATGGGTCCCCTTGTCGAAGCCCTCGAGTGGGAATTATAGGTCCTATCATTGAACCCTGAAAGGATATATAATAGGAAATAGTAGTGACACATAAAATTACCCACCTAATCCATTTTTCTGAGAAGCCCATAGAAGTCATCCTGTACTGGAGATATTCCCAGCTTACTCGATCATAAGCTTTACTTATATCGAGTTTCAGAGCCACTACTCCATCTTGCCCACTGTTCTTTCTTTTCATGAAATGCAGAATTTCTAAAGCTACTAACACATTGTCCGTGATATTTCTACCTGGGACAAACGCAAACTGCTCCCATGAGATTATTCGAGGGATAATCTTTTGCAACATGTTTGCTAGTACTTTAGCTATAATTTTGTAAAGTACATTTCATAAAGCTATAGGTCTGAGATCCTTGGGATCATTCACTGATTCTTTTTTAGGGATAAGAACTGAGGTTGCATCATTAACACCAAGTGAAAGCTTTCCTTCATTTAGCCACTGAAAGGAGCATTTAAAAACTTCTTTACCGAGGAGTTTCCAGAAGTGCTGGAAGAAGGCTGGATTAAGTCCATCTGGTCCACAAGCTTTATCCGGGTGCATATCTTTAACAACCTTTGTAAACTCAAAATATGTTAACTCAGCCGTAAGCAAATCATTCTGACTAGACGTTATAATAGATGTATCAGTGCTAATCGGGGGAGTACTGTAATTGTTAGGCTTCATAAATATCTGGCTAAAATACCTTTACAGAATACTACACATTTCTTCATGACTAGATACCAACGTCCCATCCTCTGCTTTGAGAGATATAATGTGGTTCAATTTCTTCCTCTTGGATGCTGCTGCATGGAAGAAACGTGATTTGAATCACCCTCCTTGAGCTAGAACTTTTTTGCTCGCTGTTGCCAGTACACTTCCTCATGAATTAACAACTC is a window from the Apium graveolens cultivar Ventura chromosome 1, ASM990537v1, whole genome shotgun sequence genome containing:
- the LOC141708205 gene encoding uncharacterized protein LOC141708205, with product MDEAQKSKGWSVIWKLEIPHKTKVFLWRFCHNTLPVRNLLRGKGISLPIIGSMCTGEIEHLRHLFFECKFSRKCWHYMGVDINSWYVEDITKWLLRKLADGPKQELLSISIVLWGIWFRRNKHIFEHKTISTEAVMEWSKKQFTEWQEANRRTLQGMDAQKEREDSDRKWQPPELGCIKINVDAAVKEGHDWFVIEMVARNHLRQYMFGKTMKLTGKVSVVEAKTTGILEAISWANESITGNIIVESDSLINIQNMLQAKENLLEVGDIMQQCRDLLQRNNRLSYLFLETKQTRQLIVWLEYPMS